The genomic window TTTGTGTCAGATGATTTTCTTCTGCCCAGTTAGGGTAGACGCATTTTATAGCATGCGTTTCATGTGGAACATTATTGGTAATGAACTCCAGACGGACACAGTCTTTAGTGTGTAAATAACCAAAACAGCCGTCAACGCCAGGTAAGATGCTAACTGCTAATAACAGCTccgcagaaccccacttcaaaacaatCCAATCTATCCCTTTAAACCATGTTTCCAGCAGCATTAAATTCAGGATTAAATTCAATGATGATGACACACATTACTCTCAATTTGATCCGGGGAGCTTAAACCACACACTGAAAACATGCTGCACCTTTGACAGAACTGTGTGATGTCAGCTCACCTGCTGTTTACAGAAGTAATCTTTGACCCAACAGCCCATGATCTGCTGAGGAGACCTGGCTGTGCAGATATGAGGAGTGACCAAACTGCCCAGGACGCGTTCCGAGTAGCGAATCCAACCTGCACGTAAACACAGGAGAAACAATTCATGAAGTCAAATTAatccacaaacaaaacaaaatctcgGTTGCccgtttctgtgtttatttttctttcacagcaTTACATTATCAGGTAAAACCCAAGGCTGACAAACATTTAGCTACATCCTTAACAACATGTGCGTTGGTTCTGtaacaaaacaaccagaacaagTAATGCACgtggaaataataaaagtacAATTCAACAAATTCCTTGTATTTAATCCTCTCCAGGATTGTTTTGGAATGACCAAaatggacaggattagaaatgagAATATCAGAGGGGTCAGCTCAGGATGAGCGGTTtgaagacaaagttagagagTCTGAgctggtttggacatgtgcagaggagggacggTGGACAGACTGGACAAAGGGTGTTGAATATGGGGCTACCAGGGAGATGGAgaagaggaagaccacagaaGGAAGTTTATGGGTGTAGTGAAGACAGTtcgtgtgacagaggaggacagagcGAGACGGAGGCAGATGATTGGCTGTGGCGAGCCCTAAAGGGAGCAGttgaaggaagaagaagaagaagaagggttCTATCTGTGACGAAGGGAGTGGTGAAAGAAAAGCCGTCTATCTTTCCCCTCCAGCTCTGCACTAACATCTATATCTGTACTTCGACAAAAACTTCTGTCTCCCGCTTTTCAGCACACAGCATGCAACTTAAAGGAAaggaaatgaacaaataaataaaaataaaacagctgaagaaaatactgaaatagAGAATGAATCAGTGTAAGAGAAGGGGATTTacaatcaaaagaaaaacaaaaaacaaaacaaaaaaatcaagcaaataATAAAAGACTAGGATGGTTTACCTGGGCATGAGGAGGTGAACATGGGTAAGGCATGGGAGTCGTGGTGCCTCCTGCGGTATCTCTGAATAAACTCTTTCTGAGTCTCTAAGATGCTGAAGCCTGCTGCCAGTGTGGTGTCGAACACAAACTTTACTCCTGCAGGAAAAACCCATAAACCCGAGGTCTAAGAGAAGCAGCATGGATATGCATTTCATACACGcattgctaaaaaaaatccccaatatttattgtattttttcataGTAAAATTAAAGTGACTGAAATAGGAAAGTTTTGggttaaataaatccaaaagtCTCCTGGAACAAAAGTAAGTATTAAAGCAGATTTCACATAAAAACTTCAGTGACCTCACCCAAGCGCTTGAGGAAGCTGCAAAGTTTTTGTGCAGCTTCGGTGACATCCAAGCTGAACTTGACGGCAAAGAAAGGCAGCGACTGGGGACACAAAGACGCCACGAGCACCTTGTGTTTTGAGGCGTCACACCTCTGACgcaaatgggggaaaaaaaagaaggaaaaaaagcgGCAATGTGAGCTGTTATCCTTAGCCTTAGCGTAACACAATACTGGCTCTGTCAGATTCCCGACGCCGCTTCGCGTGCCGTGTACCTTGTTCAGGGCCAGAATCCGCTCCACTTCCTCCAGGTTCTGCTCCGAGATCTTCAGGGTGTCCTCCTCTGAGAGGCAGCCATCGCAGGAGAGACATGaactcagcagcagctgggaTCCTTCAGTTATCTTAAAGGGAGAGATCGTCTCAAAATGACTAATCACCCTTTCCTTTGTTTGCAATCTGAACAATACTGCTCCGTAACACTTAACTGACTcaagacacacagaaacagcagaggtATCCTGACTCGATGAGGACTGTTTCGACCAAACCAATCAATAACAACACTGCTTAGTAAGCAGACATTACCTGGCCGTTGACTTCCTCGGCCTCTGTGGTCGATATGGCGCCATCCTCGGTCTGTTTCTTGTTGCACTGCGAAGATCCCAGATTCAGCTCAGAAACGAGAAaagcatcccccccccccccccaagaaaaaaaaaaacaaaaaacgctgACTCATTTGAGCAATCTCAGTACCTGTTTGGTGCAATTCTCACACTTGTCCTTGCGCTTTGCTATCTTGACCTCTGACATCATGTTTCGGCGGCTGTCTTTGAGCTGAGGGGTGAGACAGAGAGGGACAGAGGACAGCAGCCTTAGCGTCTCCGTGTTGATCATTTCCCTCAGAGCTTGCAGCGACAGGATGACTGTGCacacagcctcctcctcctccagctgctgttgttgttgtgtcagCTCCACCCTCCCCTGAATGTCCCTGCCGTCCTATCATAAGCAGCCAGCTTATCAGAGACACAACAGTCTTCTAACCCTGGGAAACTCAACAGTGAGCCTTAACTGCTATCCTTCATGTCATGCCTTGTTTTAATTATATACACAGCTGCAACAAAACAGCTATGAAGTGGTTATAACAATATAATGAAGCCAAATATGGAAGTCCTTATTGCTCCTTTATTTGggacaacagtagctaaaacgtCAATACGTGTAATGTTAATtatgttcatttcattttagctactgtatcCAGTTTCAATACGCTAGCATAGAGACCGTTTTGTTCCGATACTCAAAAGTCGGCTTTAAATACCTCGGTGCGTGTGTTGGCTTAACCCAGTGTCAATACAACATGGCTGAATTGTGTAGGTAACTCACCGGACGGTTTGCCACTTCACTGGTTTTCAGGACAAAGACATGTCAAACagcagaggacagagaggagcaGGAAAACGGAAGCGCTCAGAGCTAACACCGCTCAGCAGGTGAACTCTGTCGTTGTGCTGTAGGTTTTTACCTTCAGCTCTCCCTGTGGACGGCGTCACAGTCACTAATGGCTACTGGTTCTGTAGTTACTTTATAATATCAAACCTGCTGACCGACAGGACTTCTTCTGTCCCCGCCATTCTTGTCTACGAACAGCTAGCTGCATTGTATACCCGGTGCTTCTGGAGCGCATGCGCAAACAGCAAAGTGGTTTGTTCCGGAAGCTTTGATTTgagtatttcaaaataaaagtgaaaaagtagTTATCTCTGCAGGGatttaaaaagtccaaatttATCATGGTATATAGTTCTGTcgtccctcatttctttatttttttccagacatttttgtaatgtttttgtaatcttttgaaaataaatgaaaaagcaccaaaacctcgaagaaaaaccttcagaaagcctgcgAAACTAGTCAGTAATGTCACTTTCTTTTAGCACAGCACTGCCTTTTAtacaaatactgtaaatgtgACAAAGCAAGAGAGATGTAAAAAATTATTCAACAGTCTTGAGTCACCActattctttttatattttggatCCACTGCAGCAAATCTTTGGATTGTTAAAAATGATTGTCAGGCGTTCTGAGGGAAtttagttttctatttttttatgaaacattttatattttcattctttattctgcttttcttgAGCCTGGCCATTTTCTCaggctttattattatttgtacgCTCCTTGACAGAGACCTATGAATCATTTAAGACTATTATGAAAGTGAAGCGGGAGAATGAAACCTGACAGGGttttgggcttttattttgaagagaaGCTGTAACCGAACCCAACCAATCAGGGCTCAAGGATTCAGGAAGGAAGTATCACCCATTCAAGTCAGTTAGTTGTTGCAACAACATGAATAGAACTTCCTTGTAATTTATTGGAAGTGTTTCCTCGtgcagatattttttgtttaacttaatAGGAGGAAGGTTCACGGAAAGAACGAAGATTTTAAGGTAAGCTACACAAAATATGAAGTTATTGATTGAAAATCCTCTTCATTACAGcatcatttgtgtgtgtgtgtgtgtgtgtgtgtgtggacaggtTTGTCCACATCCAGCCATACTCATCAAAACAAGATCATCTTAGTCTTTAGTCTTAGGATTTTAGATCCAGTTAAAGAATCAAACCATCTAGTAGTAAACAAAATAGGCATAGAGACAAAAATGTTGATATTTTAACTTGTAGGTTATTAAGCAACGTGAGCTGATCAGTGGACTGGAACATGttaaagaatgttttgttttgttgttctcacCTGAATTAAAACTGAGATCTTAAGTTATCGCCcccattaaaaaacacaacagttatattttaaaagcagcCCAAATAAGCAACATTTGCCACATGTTGACCAATTCGCTTCTCAACCGAAGATCGCTCCCAGATAAGGAAGGaagggagagtgatttgcatggGAGTCtagcctttttaaattttgggaCTCTATGCTTTTCAGTTtgacatgatgctgccaccaccatgcttcctGTGGGGAAGGTGTACTCAACATGATGAGAGGTGTTTGAACCAGATGGTGTTATCCTCGATGGCCAAAAAGTCAAATTTGAGTCTCTGTGGGGTGTTCAGAGTTTGGgatattttaaaaccaactttgtctctgacctgtgtggagagtctCCTTGGTCAGTGGTAGACATTTCTACTTAGAGGTGTTGAACAGCGGTTAGCAGTGTAGCACACAGAAGGTCGCAAGATCGCCCTtcggcctttctgtgtggagtttacacgTTCTCTCCGTGTACGtctgggttttctccaggtacttcggtttcctcccacagaccaaaaacatccatgttaggtCGACTGGTAACCCTAAATataaattgtccctagatgtgagtgagagcatgaatggttgtttgtctctttgtgtccctgtgatggacttgcgacctgtcccgggtgtcccccgcctctcgcacagggactgctggagataaataccagctccccgcaactcaaagaggaaaaagtgggtaaagataatggaaggatggatgaaCTGCTGTTGGTTCTTGGAGCTATCAGATCAGGTTATATATACTGAAATTATTAAACACTTGGATTGCTCACAAGTGGGTCTTTTTGAACTAATTATATGGCTTTTAAAGGGAATTGAGCCATCAAAacaagggggtgaatacatatgcatataccacttttcagttttataatttaaacaagttttttttttttttactcatttaactTAATTGATCCAAATTGCTTTTTGTCGAAcgatttatttgcaaaatataaatCACAGGACAGgttttcataaaactttcagaaaagaaattattaaatgtacatctacaactgattaatgtttggagacaacccaagtcaagatggctgccacagccaacaaacCTTAGGAAACAAATATGTCTTTAtgtcagtcaaatttacagatattgagcaaatgtttgatgtggtagtagctgagagtcatccgtaATGCTTACTCCGAGCGTTGGGGATCTCGATTAACACGTCGAGTGAGATCTCACaggatgttatttttaaagtttgaccgaAGCAGCTACAACTCTGGCATTTCTCAGCATCAGAGGATTTCagtcttaaactctggcatgaaaggcggtgggcgacaTGGATTCCCTTTTTGTGGAATGCTAAGCTTATAATTAGTGTTGATGCTTTCGTGTTTCGTGCTTTTGTTCAGATGGGATACATGACAGTAGAGGAGCACAGCTCCACTCTGCTTCACCTGAAGAGATCTCCAGGAATCCGCTCATGGTCTCTTCTTGTCGGTAAGTGAGGTTTTGGGTAAATGTTGTTTATACACATAGATATAAACCTCATAATCCACCCACAACATAACCAATAAAAGCATGCCTTTTTCCTGAACTACCTGCAGAATAATACACCTCCTGCTCCTATCGCAGGTATAACATCCGTTGGCCTGGCGGCTGCATACTACAGCTCAGGTATGGGGTTTCCTCAGCTGCTCGGTATTCTGTCAATTCCTTGATTTGGTTTCTCTCCGCATTGTGTGGATTCCACAGACAGCGTCCTGTGGAAGCTCTTCTACATCACGGGCTGCCTGTTTGTGGCCATCCAGAACATGGAGGAGTGGGAGGAGGCGGCGTTcgacaaaaccaaaaaccaggTCCAGCTCAAGACCATCAGCTTGTACGCTTCGGTCCTGACGTTATGGAGGAAAGGGCACGAGAGAGGTTAGCAAAGCCACTAAGCGTTCCGCCAATGGTTTCCATTTGTGAGCGAGAGAGAGGAGCGCCGGAGTTTAATGTCTTCCCTTTCTTTCAGTTGTGCTGGACCTCAGGCAGCTGAGTGATGTCTGTGTCCAGGAAGAGAGGGTGCGTTATCTGGGGAAGGGTTTTCACGTGATGCTGCGGTCAGCTGCAGGCTTCTCCTACCCCCTGACTCAGAGCGCCACTCTGGGCGGACGCAGGTAGGCTTATCAGCAGCTTGGGCGTGCTTTCGCTGGAACTGgcgaacagttttattttgttcaatgAAGGTCTTTTTGACACCAGAgcatttgcatttctttaagaaagaCAATGCCTAAATTTTAAGCTTTGCCACTCTTGAATTTGACTAAGATTGTTAATGATGAAAACTAAGTTAGTTTAAAATCTGAACAAAggttctgatgtgtttgggatcactgtcctgttggaacaccTACAATAGCTGCGgatttgaggt from Kryptolebias marmoratus isolate JLee-2015 linkage group LG17, ASM164957v2, whole genome shotgun sequence includes these protein-coding regions:
- the LOC108235852 gene encoding cytochrome b-245 chaperone 1 homolog, with translation MGYMTVEEHSSTLLHLKRSPGIRSWSLLVGITSVGLAAAYYSSDSVLWKLFYITGCLFVAIQNMEEWEEAAFDKTKNQVQLKTISLYASVLTLWRKGHERVVLDLRQLSDVCVQEERVRYLGKGFHVMLRSAAGFSYPLTQSATLGGRSDVEAVAALLKRFLGLEELQRRRQQEHEAEYGEDEEDSPVHSTDSDDEAD